The Nakamurella alba genome has a window encoding:
- a CDS encoding ABC transporter permease has translation MTTSAPAANSNAPSVDDQPTSMLKRIAGVQSVWILMVLVVIVAFFSITGGSSFFSGSNFTAILLNLAVLAVVGVGMTFVIITSGIDLSVGSVLVFASVISAKVMEAMGGQGWGAATVGIIVAILGGGVWGLINGILVAKAKIPPLIVTLGTLSIALSAAQIVTDGLDIRSVPRVLTEINLYDRILGLPALAFVALIVVIIGGIILHRTKFGRYTYAIGSNEEAARRVGVRVDRHLVFVYLLSGLLAGLGAVLYLMRFGTTTISGNALLNLNVITAVVIGGTSIFGGVGSMFGTVVGLFIPAVLQAGLVIIGVQPFWQGVAVGCVLIAAVFVDQSRRAAAMRGSKRKKKPTTPSVGASSASSVSSTPSSTSGSAGEASADLQKTVGTGSAVGSRKESQ, from the coding sequence GTGACCACCAGTGCCCCCGCGGCGAACTCGAACGCGCCCAGCGTCGACGACCAGCCGACCAGCATGCTCAAGCGGATCGCCGGTGTGCAGTCGGTCTGGATCCTGATGGTGCTGGTGGTGATCGTCGCGTTCTTCTCGATCACCGGTGGCAGCAGCTTCTTCTCGGGCTCCAACTTCACCGCGATCCTGCTGAACCTCGCGGTGCTGGCCGTGGTCGGCGTCGGGATGACCTTCGTGATCATCACCTCCGGCATCGACCTCTCGGTCGGGTCGGTGCTGGTGTTCGCCTCGGTCATCTCGGCCAAGGTGATGGAGGCCATGGGCGGACAGGGTTGGGGCGCAGCCACTGTCGGCATCATCGTGGCCATCCTGGGCGGCGGCGTGTGGGGCCTGATCAACGGCATCCTGGTCGCCAAGGCCAAGATCCCGCCGCTGATCGTCACCCTGGGCACACTGTCCATCGCGCTGTCCGCGGCGCAGATCGTCACCGACGGCCTGGACATCCGCTCCGTGCCCCGTGTCCTGACCGAGATCAATCTGTACGACCGGATTCTCGGTCTGCCGGCACTTGCCTTCGTGGCCTTGATCGTGGTCATCATCGGTGGCATCATCTTGCATCGCACCAAGTTCGGCCGGTACACCTACGCGATCGGTTCGAACGAGGAAGCGGCCCGCCGCGTCGGGGTCCGGGTGGATCGTCACCTGGTCTTCGTGTACCTGTTGTCCGGCCTGCTGGCCGGCCTCGGTGCCGTGCTCTACCTGATGCGGTTCGGTACCACCACCATCAGCGGCAACGCGCTGCTGAACCTCAACGTGATCACCGCGGTCGTCATCGGCGGCACCTCCATCTTCGGTGGTGTCGGTTCGATGTTCGGCACGGTCGTCGGCCTGTTCATCCCCGCGGTGCTGCAGGCCGGTCTGGTGATCATCGGCGTGCAGCCGTTCTGGCAGGGCGTTGCCGTCGGCTGCGTGCTGATCGCCGCGGTGTTCGTCGACCAGAGCCGCCGGGCGGCGGCGATGCGTGGATCGAAGAGGAAGAAGAAGCCCACCACCCCATCGGTGGGCGCGAGCAGTGCCAGCAGTGTCAGCAGCACCCCCAGCAGCACCAGTGGTTCCGCCGGAGAAGCGTCGGCGGATCTGCAGAAGACGGTCGGCACCGGGTCGGCCGTCGGATCACGAAAGGAATCGCAATGA
- a CDS encoding TOPRIM nucleotidyl transferase/hydrolase domain-containing protein, which produces MLVEGRSDAGAVSELARCAGRDLDAEGVAVLPMAGATNIRHCLAAFGVQGRGLRVVGLCDVAETRFFVEGLRRTGYGDPTPEDLPGLGFQICVKDLEDELIRALGVPVIEEILAAEGHLSSFRTFQRQPAQAGRPDTARLRRFFGSGSGRKIHYGPVLVRALGVERSPAPLKALLDSL; this is translated from the coding sequence GTGCTCGTGGAGGGTCGGAGTGACGCGGGAGCGGTGTCGGAACTGGCCCGGTGCGCCGGGCGGGACCTGGATGCCGAGGGTGTCGCGGTGCTGCCGATGGCCGGTGCGACGAACATCCGCCATTGCCTGGCGGCGTTCGGTGTGCAGGGCCGCGGGTTGCGGGTGGTCGGGCTCTGCGACGTCGCCGAGACCCGTTTCTTCGTCGAGGGTCTGCGCCGCACCGGGTACGGCGACCCGACGCCCGAGGACCTGCCCGGGCTCGGCTTCCAGATCTGCGTCAAGGATCTGGAGGACGAACTGATCCGGGCGCTGGGGGTGCCGGTGATCGAGGAGATCCTCGCTGCGGAGGGCCATCTCAGCTCCTTCCGCACCTTCCAGCGGCAGCCCGCCCAGGCCGGCCGCCCCGACACCGCCCGCCTCCGCCGCTTCTTCGGCAGCGGGAGCGGTCGCAAGATCCACTACGGCCCGGTCCTCGTCCGGGCGCTGGGGGTGGAGCGGTCGCCGGCACCGTTGAAGGCCCTGCTCGACTCGCTCTGA
- a CDS encoding class I mannose-6-phosphate isomerase, whose protein sequence is MIPLLMPPNILDHFYLGGERIAELRGTDMPSPRRPEEWLAATTRRAGEGDTGLSRTPDGALLRDLIAADPIAWLGSDAGPSGDNGILVKLLDPGQRLPVHVHPERPFSVAHLDCPYGKTEAWYVLATSGEQPSVWLGWTEDVDPAELAERIDAQDSEWMLSRMHRLDVKPGDGILVPAGTTHAIGSGVFVAEVQEPTDFSILLEWIVTTATREESHLDLGFPLALQALNHHGWSADEVADLVLHTDPARRSDLPIRLLPPQADPFFLLHRVAPAAAAVPVDAGFAVVVVLDGSGTVSGTGGSLDVTRGQVLAVPHDFGDWTASGALDLVVCRPGAGWPATLHHGTAVAQ, encoded by the coding sequence ATGATCCCCCTGCTGATGCCCCCCAACATCCTCGACCACTTCTACCTCGGTGGCGAGCGGATCGCCGAGCTGCGCGGCACCGACATGCCCTCGCCGCGGCGACCCGAGGAGTGGCTGGCCGCCACCACCCGCCGGGCCGGCGAAGGTGACACCGGACTGTCCCGGACCCCGGACGGCGCGCTGCTGCGCGACCTGATCGCCGCCGACCCGATCGCCTGGCTGGGCAGCGATGCCGGCCCCTCCGGCGACAACGGGATCCTGGTCAAGCTTCTCGATCCGGGCCAGCGGCTGCCGGTGCACGTGCACCCGGAGCGGCCGTTCTCTGTGGCGCACCTGGACTGCCCGTACGGCAAGACCGAGGCCTGGTACGTGCTGGCCACCAGCGGCGAACAGCCCTCGGTGTGGCTCGGCTGGACCGAGGACGTCGACCCGGCCGAACTGGCCGAGCGGATCGACGCGCAGGACTCGGAGTGGATGCTCTCCCGCATGCACCGGCTGGACGTGAAGCCGGGCGACGGCATCCTGGTCCCGGCCGGCACCACGCACGCCATCGGATCCGGCGTGTTCGTCGCCGAGGTGCAGGAGCCCACGGACTTCTCGATCCTGCTGGAGTGGATCGTCACCACGGCCACCCGCGAGGAATCGCACCTGGACCTGGGTTTCCCGCTCGCCCTGCAGGCCCTCAACCACCACGGCTGGTCGGCCGACGAGGTCGCCGACCTGGTGCTGCACACCGATCCGGCGCGCCGGTCCGACCTGCCGATCCGGCTGCTCCCTCCGCAGGCCGACCCGTTCTTCCTGCTGCACCGGGTCGCCCCGGCCGCGGCGGCGGTCCCGGTGGACGCCGGCTTCGCCGTGGTCGTCGTGCTCGACGGCTCCGGCACCGTGTCCGGCACCGGCGGCAGCCTGGACGTCACCCGCGGCCAGGTGCTGGCCGTGCCCCACGACTTCGGCGACTGGACCGCTTCCGGCGCCCTCGATCTCGTCGTCTGCCGGCCCGGTGCGGGCTGGCCGGCGACCCTGCACCACGGAACGGCGGTCGCGCAGTGA
- a CDS encoding polysaccharide deacetylase family protein has translation MRDIVLLRRRARRLPIVLLGLGALLLTACSGGEQAAVTVTSEVVVPATGGVTSSSGAVTDPTSASSSSSIDPTSSSADPSSTTPSTASTTKSGGASDGGVAYQVPAGDVVKTEPDGFTITKLRKGDKVPQFIVFSFDGVGWHEKWDYWFDLASKVPLHWTGFLSGTYMLSDATKDKYTGPGHVAGKSSIPWASASDLPVEIADLNKAVAAGDEIGTHFNGHFCDDNPPGGGDWNTADWNNELDQFFALVKDVDANNGISDQLQVDLSQVKGERTPCLTGHKADLYPALEAHGMNYDSSFTRVGLSWPTLSEDGKVWEMGMSEFPTHGTGHVQITMDYNYYAQQEPDAIGSGTPPAAAQSKIDSQQVLDTYADMYKAATTDGVNEPIILGNHFNDWNNNAYSDAVGNFALQYCGKENTYCVPFRDLVDWMEAQDPAVLADLQNHQSNLGGCPYDAWPKCTGLIQY, from the coding sequence ATGAGGGACATCGTGCTGCTGCGCCGTCGGGCCCGACGACTGCCGATCGTGCTGCTGGGGCTCGGTGCCCTGCTGCTCACCGCCTGCAGCGGTGGTGAGCAGGCCGCGGTGACGGTCACGTCGGAGGTGGTGGTGCCGGCGACCGGGGGTGTGACCTCGTCATCGGGCGCGGTCACCGACCCGACGAGTGCGTCGAGTTCTTCGAGTATTGATCCGACGTCCTCGAGCGCGGATCCTTCGAGCACGACCCCGTCGACCGCATCGACGACGAAGTCCGGCGGTGCATCGGACGGCGGCGTGGCGTACCAGGTGCCGGCCGGCGACGTGGTGAAGACTGAACCCGACGGCTTCACGATCACCAAGCTGCGCAAGGGCGACAAGGTCCCGCAGTTCATCGTGTTCAGCTTCGACGGCGTCGGCTGGCACGAGAAGTGGGACTACTGGTTCGATCTCGCCAGCAAGGTGCCGCTGCACTGGACCGGGTTCCTGTCCGGCACCTACATGCTCAGCGATGCCACCAAGGACAAGTACACCGGGCCCGGCCACGTGGCCGGCAAGTCGTCGATCCCGTGGGCGAGCGCGAGCGACCTTCCGGTCGAGATCGCCGATCTCAACAAGGCTGTCGCCGCGGGCGACGAGATCGGTACGCACTTCAACGGGCACTTCTGCGACGACAACCCGCCGGGCGGCGGCGACTGGAACACCGCCGACTGGAACAACGAACTGGACCAGTTCTTCGCGCTGGTCAAGGATGTCGACGCCAACAACGGGATCAGCGACCAGTTGCAGGTCGACCTCTCGCAGGTGAAGGGCGAGCGCACGCCGTGCCTGACCGGCCACAAGGCCGACCTGTACCCGGCTCTCGAGGCGCACGGGATGAACTACGACAGCTCGTTCACCCGGGTCGGGCTGTCCTGGCCGACGTTGAGCGAGGACGGGAAGGTATGGGAGATGGGGATGTCCGAGTTCCCCACCCACGGCACCGGCCACGTGCAGATCACCATGGACTACAACTACTACGCGCAGCAGGAGCCGGACGCGATCGGCAGCGGCACACCGCCGGCCGCCGCGCAGAGCAAGATCGACTCGCAGCAGGTCCTCGACACCTACGCCGACATGTACAAGGCCGCGACCACCGACGGCGTGAACGAGCCGATCATCCTGGGCAACCACTTCAACGACTGGAACAACAACGCCTACAGCGACGCGGTCGGCAACTTCGCCCTGCAGTACTGCGGCAAGGAGAACACCTACTGCGTGCCGTTCCGTGACCTGGTCGACTGGATGGAGGCGCAGGACCCGGCCGTGCTGGCCGACCTGCAGAACCACCAGAGCAATCTCGGCGGGTGCCCCTACGACGCCTGGCCGAAGTGCACCGGGCTCATCCAGTACTGA
- a CDS encoding ATP-binding cassette domain-containing protein has protein sequence MTPILEARSLSRSFGHVRALDEADFEINAGEVVALIGDNGAGKSTLTKALTGNLELDSGQILFEGSPVELHDPQQVSAMGIEVVHQDLALAPHLDPAQNVFLGREIPAKGLLGKFGFMNNKEMRKQARASFDELGATVRSLTSPVGSMSGGQRQGIAIARAIAWASKVVFLDEPTAALGVVQTKNVLDTIKRVRDKGIAVVFISHSMPHVLEVSDRIQVMRLGRRVATLPAAGTTVEQLVGAMTGALDFSTKEVPA, from the coding sequence ATGACCCCTATCCTCGAAGCCCGCTCACTGTCGCGCAGTTTCGGGCACGTCCGCGCTCTGGACGAGGCCGACTTCGAGATCAACGCCGGTGAGGTGGTCGCCCTGATCGGCGACAACGGTGCCGGCAAGTCCACTCTCACCAAGGCGCTGACCGGCAACCTGGAGCTCGACTCCGGCCAGATCCTGTTCGAGGGAAGCCCGGTGGAGCTGCACGACCCGCAGCAGGTCTCCGCGATGGGGATCGAGGTGGTGCACCAGGATCTCGCCCTGGCGCCCCATCTGGACCCCGCGCAGAACGTGTTCCTGGGCCGGGAGATCCCGGCGAAGGGGCTGCTCGGCAAGTTCGGGTTCATGAACAACAAGGAGATGCGCAAGCAGGCCCGCGCCAGCTTCGACGAGCTCGGCGCCACGGTCCGCTCGCTCACCTCCCCGGTGGGCTCGATGTCCGGCGGTCAGCGCCAGGGCATCGCGATCGCCCGGGCGATCGCCTGGGCGTCGAAGGTCGTGTTCCTCGACGAGCCCACGGCGGCACTGGGTGTGGTGCAGACCAAGAACGTGCTGGACACGATCAAGCGGGTCCGGGACAAGGGCATCGCGGTGGTCTTCATCTCCCACTCGATGCCGCACGTGCTCGAGGTGTCCGACCGCATCCAGGTGATGCGCCTGGGTCGGCGGGTCGCGACCCTGCCGGCCGCGGGCACCACCGTCGAGCAGCTCGTGGGCGCCATGACCGGTGCCCTGGACTTCAGCACCAAGGAGGTGCCGGCGTGA
- a CDS encoding ABC transporter substrate-binding protein, which produces MKRSVVLKTAAGAAVALLAVAGCSSSRPAESSTTAAPTTAATSAATSASSAGSSTSEATSAGSSTSDGSSAVAPTSASKNYNISFIQGVAGDEFYISMQCGIEAEAAKLGVTVNTQGAQKFDPTLQSPVLDGVVASKPDAILIAPTDVTAMQAPLKAAADAGIKVVLVDTTVDDPSFAVSQVSSDNLGGGKAAFDAIKQLNPDGGKVLVISVDPGISTTDARVKGFEDAANADSAFTYLGVQYSHNDPATAAQLVSAALQKDPDIVGVFATNLFAAEGTAQGIREAGKQGAIDVVGFDAGPNQVEALKEGTVQALVAQQPATIGTDGLDQAVAALDGGTITPVIQTGFSIITQENVEGNEAVYQSSC; this is translated from the coding sequence ATGAAGCGTTCTGTCGTCCTGAAGACCGCAGCGGGCGCAGCCGTCGCCCTGCTCGCGGTGGCAGGATGCTCCTCCAGCCGGCCGGCGGAGAGCTCCACCACCGCCGCGCCGACCACGGCGGCCACCTCGGCCGCCACCAGTGCGTCGTCCGCGGGATCCTCCACCTCCGAGGCCACCTCGGCGGGTTCGTCGACGTCCGACGGCAGCTCGGCCGTCGCCCCCACCTCGGCGAGCAAGAACTACAACATCTCGTTCATCCAGGGCGTCGCCGGTGACGAGTTCTACATCTCCATGCAGTGCGGCATCGAGGCCGAGGCCGCGAAGCTGGGCGTCACCGTGAACACGCAGGGTGCGCAGAAGTTCGACCCGACCCTGCAGAGCCCGGTGCTCGACGGTGTCGTCGCCTCCAAGCCGGACGCGATCCTGATCGCCCCGACCGACGTCACCGCCATGCAGGCACCGCTGAAGGCCGCGGCCGACGCCGGCATCAAGGTCGTCCTCGTCGACACCACCGTCGACGACCCGTCCTTCGCCGTCTCGCAGGTGTCCTCGGACAACCTGGGTGGCGGAAAGGCCGCGTTCGACGCCATCAAGCAGCTGAATCCGGACGGCGGCAAGGTCCTGGTCATCTCGGTCGACCCGGGCATCTCCACCACCGACGCCCGCGTGAAGGGCTTCGAGGACGCGGCCAACGCCGACTCCGCCTTCACCTACCTGGGTGTGCAGTACTCGCACAACGATCCGGCCACCGCCGCGCAGCTGGTCTCGGCCGCCCTGCAGAAGGATCCCGACATCGTCGGCGTCTTCGCCACCAACCTCTTCGCCGCCGAGGGCACCGCCCAGGGCATCCGTGAAGCCGGCAAGCAGGGTGCGATCGACGTCGTCGGCTTCGACGCCGGCCCGAACCAGGTCGAGGCGCTGAAGGAGGGCACCGTCCAGGCGCTCGTCGCCCAGCAGCCCGCCACCATCGGCACCGACGGTCTGGACCAGGCCGTCGCCGCGCTCGACGGCGGCACCATCACCCCGGTGATCCAGACCGGCTTCTCGATCATCACCCAGGAGAACGTCGAGGGCAACGAGGCTGTGTACCAGTCCTCCTGCTGA
- a CDS encoding LacI family DNA-binding transcriptional regulator gives MSTTRATVYDVARLSGVSIKTVSRVVNGSLQVSETTRAKVLDAVAELGYVRNPIAHSLRTGSSDTIGVVVDSISDHFFSALVSVVEERALAKGFSVLIGSTGRDPGRERGQVQRMLQQNVAGLLLAPNTSDHSYLLGTAGDLPMVLIDRGWELPGFDTVGVQDHSGGYAATQHLLRHGHRRIAFLGEDIRLETITHRRSGYHDALADAGVPLDESLIRTDCSEAPIAALATLELLTQPNPPTAIFSSNPRASLGSVSALHRAGRTDVAFVSFGDFDLADALSPAISIIDQDPTPIAVAAADRLLDRMAGESGPAQQIVLPITLIERGSGEIAP, from the coding sequence ATGAGCACCACGCGCGCGACCGTGTACGACGTGGCCCGGCTGTCCGGGGTCTCGATCAAGACCGTGTCCCGGGTCGTCAACGGCTCGCTGCAGGTCTCCGAGACGACCCGGGCCAAGGTGCTGGACGCCGTGGCCGAGCTCGGCTACGTCCGCAACCCGATCGCCCACTCCCTGCGCACCGGCTCGTCGGACACCATCGGCGTCGTCGTCGACTCGATCAGCGACCACTTCTTCTCCGCACTGGTCTCCGTGGTCGAGGAGCGCGCGCTGGCCAAGGGTTTCAGCGTGCTGATCGGCTCCACCGGCCGCGATCCGGGCCGCGAGCGCGGGCAGGTGCAGCGGATGCTGCAGCAGAACGTCGCCGGACTGCTGCTGGCGCCGAACACCTCCGACCACAGTTACCTGCTGGGCACCGCCGGCGACCTGCCGATGGTGCTCATCGACCGCGGCTGGGAGCTCCCCGGCTTCGACACCGTCGGGGTCCAGGACCACAGCGGCGGTTACGCCGCGACCCAGCACCTGCTGCGGCACGGCCATCGCCGGATCGCCTTCCTCGGCGAGGACATCCGGCTGGAGACCATCACCCACCGGCGCAGCGGGTACCACGACGCGCTGGCCGATGCCGGTGTACCGCTGGACGAGTCGCTGATCCGGACGGACTGCAGCGAGGCACCGATCGCGGCGCTGGCGACCCTGGAGCTGCTCACGCAGCCGAATCCGCCGACCGCCATCTTCTCGTCCAACCCCCGGGCGAGCCTCGGTTCCGTCTCCGCCCTGCACCGGGCCGGCCGGACCGACGTCGCCTTCGTCAGCTTCGGTGACTTCGACCTGGCCGACGCCCTGTCCCCCGCGATCTCGATCATCGACCAGGACCCGACCCCGATCGCCGTCGCGGCGGCGGACCGGCTGCTGGACCGGATGGCCGGCGAGAGCGGCCCGGCGCAGCAGATCGTGCTGCCCATCACGTTGATCGAACGAGGTTCCGGAGAAATCGCTCCATGA
- a CDS encoding DUF2090 domain-containing protein: MTDSFAALKNIATADGTFAIVAMDQRNTLKRMYHSVGIADPSDAELTDIKADTVQALRGVGSGFLLDPTYGVPALAQLPTDGPSYGVLVAAEPSVRGNVNGEPRTHRDPALNAQWVKDQGGDAVKFLVQLRADRTAAPGEPDITAEVLEVVKQVVADCREVGIPSVVENLIFPLAGEEPPTAQQRADRIIEAAVMLDELRPDLIKLEYPGDAASCRKLADSLHSPWAVLSAGVGFDQFAEALRVSCDEGGTSGFIAGRSIWKEAVGMSRPERQEFLGNEGRRRLDNLVKVIDGRARPYTEVVTTA, encoded by the coding sequence ATGACAGACAGCTTCGCCGCCCTGAAGAACATCGCCACCGCTGACGGCACCTTCGCCATCGTGGCGATGGACCAGCGCAACACGCTGAAGCGCATGTACCACTCCGTCGGCATCGCCGACCCGTCGGATGCCGAACTGACCGACATCAAGGCGGACACCGTGCAGGCCCTGCGCGGCGTCGGCTCCGGCTTCCTGCTCGACCCGACCTACGGCGTGCCGGCCCTGGCCCAGCTGCCCACCGACGGCCCGTCCTACGGCGTGCTGGTGGCGGCCGAGCCGTCGGTCCGCGGCAACGTGAACGGGGAGCCCCGCACCCACCGCGACCCGGCGCTGAACGCGCAGTGGGTCAAGGACCAGGGCGGCGACGCCGTCAAGTTCCTGGTGCAGCTGCGCGCCGACCGCACCGCCGCCCCCGGCGAGCCGGACATCACCGCCGAGGTGCTGGAGGTCGTCAAGCAGGTCGTCGCGGACTGCCGCGAGGTCGGGATCCCTTCCGTCGTCGAGAACCTCATCTTCCCGCTGGCCGGCGAGGAGCCGCCGACCGCCCAGCAGCGCGCCGACCGGATCATCGAGGCCGCGGTCATGCTGGACGAGCTGCGCCCCGACCTGATCAAGCTCGAGTACCCGGGTGACGCGGCCTCCTGCCGCAAGCTGGCCGACTCGCTGCACAGCCCGTGGGCCGTGCTCTCGGCCGGCGTCGGGTTCGACCAGTTCGCCGAGGCGCTGCGCGTCTCCTGCGACGAGGGCGGCACCAGCGGCTTCATCGCCGGCCGCTCCATCTGGAAGGAAGCAGTCGGGATGTCCCGTCCGGAGCGGCAGGAGTTCCTCGGCAACGAGGGCCGTCGCCGGCTGGACAACCTGGTGAAGGTGATCGACGGGCGTGCGCGCCCCTACACGGAGGTGGTGACGACCGCATGA
- a CDS encoding polysaccharide deacetylase family protein — MIKVEPDGFKITKLAAGEKAPQFVVVSFDGVGWHEKWQYWKDIQTKVPFHFTGFLSGTYMLTTETKEKYQGPGHNPGAASISWNEPADLVPEINDLNDAINRGDEIGTHFNGHFCEGNDPSGNVWNTADWNNELDQFFSLVANVDANNGITDKLNIDPSEIRGGRTPCLEGHAEDLFPAYKAHNMDYDSSFTKHGISWPLKSKENKIWQIGMAEYPIHGTDHFQITMDYNFYYTQREANSEGVTEAESAQDSQQVLDTYRDMYNATFNGNRAPLILGNHFNSWNNNAYSDAIANFVLETCGKADTYCVTNRDLIDWMEAQDPAVLADLQNQDPEV, encoded by the coding sequence GTGATCAAGGTGGAGCCGGACGGCTTCAAGATCACCAAACTGGCCGCCGGGGAGAAGGCGCCGCAGTTCGTGGTGGTCAGCTTCGACGGCGTCGGCTGGCACGAGAAGTGGCAGTACTGGAAGGACATCCAGACCAAGGTGCCGTTCCACTTCACCGGCTTCCTGTCCGGCACCTACATGCTGACGACGGAGACCAAGGAGAAGTACCAGGGCCCGGGCCACAACCCGGGGGCCGCCTCCATCAGCTGGAACGAGCCGGCCGACCTGGTGCCCGAGATCAACGACCTCAACGACGCGATCAACCGCGGCGACGAGATCGGCACCCACTTCAACGGCCACTTCTGCGAGGGCAACGACCCCAGCGGCAACGTGTGGAACACCGCCGACTGGAACAACGAGCTCGACCAGTTCTTCTCGCTGGTGGCGAACGTCGACGCCAACAACGGCATCACCGACAAGCTGAACATCGACCCGTCGGAGATCCGCGGCGGCCGCACGCCCTGCCTGGAAGGCCATGCGGAGGACCTGTTCCCGGCCTACAAGGCCCACAACATGGACTACGACAGCTCTTTCACCAAGCACGGCATCAGCTGGCCGCTGAAGTCGAAGGAGAACAAGATCTGGCAGATCGGGATGGCCGAGTACCCGATCCACGGCACCGACCACTTCCAGATCACGATGGACTACAACTTCTACTACACGCAGCGCGAGGCGAACTCGGAGGGCGTGACCGAGGCGGAGTCGGCGCAGGACTCGCAGCAGGTGCTGGACACCTATCGCGACATGTACAACGCGACGTTCAACGGCAACCGGGCGCCGCTGATCCTGGGCAACCACTTCAACTCGTGGAACAACAACGCCTACTCCGACGCGATCGCCAACTTCGTGCTCGAGACCTGCGGCAAGGCCGACACCTACTGCGTCACCAACCGGGACCTCATCGACTGGATGGAGGCGCAGGACCCGGCCGTGCTGGCCGACCTGCAGAACCAGGACCCGGAGGTCTGA
- a CDS encoding FGGY-family carbohydrate kinase, with amino-acid sequence MSIDILLGVDVGTSDSKVLVTRLDGSEITAVATPTVWRNHGGKFTDCDASTLADGVFGLLGRAVAAATDLVGPVTVAAVAITGMAEAGVLLDADNRPVHPVLAWFDPRGGEEMLRLPQELLTEFCGRTGLPVSALCTVAKLAWMREQGTDLAAHRWLNVPEYLAFRLGGEQVGEMSLVARTGLMDQDTETLWPEMLEALGATADLIAPLVPAGTPLGRISGNDVPTALHGAVVTVAGHDHPVAAVGCGVVGSAEVFDSFGTAEALVRTVDGNLAFDARERLGREGINSVHHVLEGRRLLLGGTKAGLLLRRTLNMLGAGEPSRRAELDAAAVAAAEQYPGAVPGISVSGALNADGTLKITATGDDITPGMLWHAVVAHGIDEAARCLELMEREVGPTSAAVVAGGWMRMQSVRRSKQDSLPDVRFSDRSQAGAFGASMFAAHAHAHAENLRAAGDPTGVAVTVPVGPSEQFAADYTRTTRSQTPADQPAVPSR; translated from the coding sequence GTGAGCATCGACATCCTGCTCGGCGTCGACGTCGGCACCTCCGACTCCAAGGTGCTGGTCACCCGCCTCGACGGCAGCGAGATCACCGCCGTGGCCACTCCGACCGTGTGGCGCAACCACGGCGGGAAGTTCACCGACTGCGACGCGTCCACCCTGGCCGACGGCGTGTTCGGCCTGCTCGGCCGGGCGGTCGCGGCGGCCACCGACCTGGTCGGCCCGGTGACCGTGGCCGCGGTGGCGATCACCGGCATGGCCGAGGCCGGCGTCCTGCTGGATGCCGACAACCGGCCGGTGCATCCCGTTCTCGCCTGGTTCGACCCGCGCGGCGGGGAGGAGATGCTGCGGCTGCCGCAGGAGCTGCTCACCGAGTTCTGCGGCCGCACCGGTCTGCCGGTGTCCGCGCTGTGCACGGTGGCCAAGCTGGCCTGGATGCGCGAGCAGGGCACCGACCTGGCCGCGCACCGCTGGCTCAACGTCCCCGAGTACCTGGCCTTCCGGCTGGGCGGCGAGCAGGTCGGCGAGATGTCGCTGGTCGCCCGCACCGGCCTGATGGACCAGGACACCGAGACGCTCTGGCCGGAGATGCTCGAGGCCCTCGGCGCCACCGCCGATCTCATCGCCCCGCTGGTCCCGGCCGGTACCCCCCTCGGCCGGATCTCCGGCAACGACGTGCCCACCGCGCTGCACGGCGCGGTGGTCACCGTGGCCGGGCACGACCACCCGGTCGCCGCCGTCGGTTGCGGTGTGGTCGGCTCCGCCGAGGTGTTCGACTCCTTCGGTACCGCCGAGGCTCTCGTCCGCACCGTGGACGGCAACCTGGCGTTCGACGCCCGCGAGCGGTTGGGCCGCGAGGGCATCAACAGCGTGCACCACGTGCTCGAGGGGCGGCGGCTGCTGCTGGGCGGCACCAAGGCCGGCCTGCTGCTGCGCCGCACCCTCAACATGCTCGGTGCCGGCGAGCCGTCGCGGCGCGCCGAACTGGACGCCGCCGCGGTCGCCGCGGCGGAGCAGTACCCCGGTGCGGTGCCCGGGATCTCGGTGTCCGGCGCACTGAACGCCGACGGCACCCTGAAGATCACCGCCACCGGGGACGACATCACCCCCGGCATGCTCTGGCACGCGGTCGTCGCCCACGGGATCGACGAGGCCGCACGGTGTCTGGAGCTGATGGAGCGCGAGGTCGGACCGACCAGCGCCGCAGTCGTGGCCGGCGGGTGGATGCGCATGCAGTCCGTCCGCCGGTCCAAGCAGGATTCCCTGCCCGACGTCCGGTTCTCGGACCGTTCGCAGGCAGGGGCGTTCGGCGCCAGCATGTTCGCAGCACATGCGCATGCGCACGCCGAGAACCTCCGCGCCGCCGGTGATCCCACCGGTGTCGCGGTCACGGTGCCGGTCGGTCCCAGCGAGCAGTTCGCGGCCGACTACACCCGGACCACCCGTTCGCAGACACCGGCGGACCAGCCGGCCGTCCCCAGCCGCTGA